A genome region from Hevea brasiliensis isolate MT/VB/25A 57/8 chromosome 9, ASM3005281v1, whole genome shotgun sequence includes the following:
- the LOC110653310 gene encoding pentatricopeptide repeat-containing protein At1g71210, mitochondrial isoform X1: protein MLPTKSRKALLASQQLFNNTAIFSISSSSSGAAAALFSLLNLNIPTRQQFFYSCYCSYSTAHAIPVQHLSFNHKDVVQSFKEWFQRRNSGYLDLVFEILSTQDEVDDLALSQLGLRLTESLVLEVLHHGNGKNDVLSCLKFFDWAGHQHGFYHTRATFHAIFKILSKAKLMPLMLDFLDKFMTSRFVHHKFGYGFYGTLVIGYSVAGKPQVALQLFSKMRFQGLDLDGFAYHVLLNSLVEESYFDVADCIARQISLRGFENHVTRCIVVKSLCKQKLLDEAASYLRRVILHGDGYRHGDAVGVIMDALCQNGRFDKAGQLVEEIRELGVVPVEPAYRVWLRNLVQAGKLDTALKFLQQKKSLDCYVPGVCEYNALLWRVLKNNRLAEACDLLMEMMESGISADKVTFNAALCFFCKAGMVDVALELFNCKSEFGLSPSSMACNYLINSLCREGNIDEAYNVLTNFTEHDYFPGRRTFSVLADALCREGKVDMMKELVSVALERNFMPSDYQFDKFISALCRARRLEDAYLMQDELNTMNIVARKTTYSNLIYGFNELKKGDIAARLFIEMQTKGYMGTRTLFRAVIGSLCDMPNPETQFFKLLEVQLSLREPNCQIYNFFIDGAGHAKKPQLAREVFDMMQRSGIEPNLGSDILMLQSYIKSEKIYDALNFFDALRHRRKIGRKLYNTMVVGLCKVNKVDISLSYLREMRSNGVVPSAECYEELIKLLCSNEQYEMAVNLIIDLEIAGRHVTSFIGNVLLLHSLGSGKLYDAWVRVREMQDVISPILLVLGQLTGIFSRRVQLIEEINNLEEVIEQCFPLDLFTYNILLRRLSISKMDDALELFDRLCQKGYEPNQWTYDILVHGLFKHGRKDEARKWVDEMFRKGFDPTHCTYQLLNGKAS, encoded by the coding sequence ATGCTACCAACCAAATCAAGGAAGGCTTTGCTTGCCTCGCAACAACTCTTCAACAACACCGCAATCTTCTctatatcttcttcttcttctggtgCTGCTGCTGCTCTTTTCAGTCTTCTGAATCTCAATATCCCTACCCGCCAACAATTCTTCTACTCTTGTTACTGTTCCTATTCGACTGCCCATGCAATTCCAGTTCAACATCTCAGCTTCAATCACAAGGATGTGGTTCAATCCTTTAAGGAATGGTTTCAGCGCAGAAACTCTGGATACTTGGATCTGGTTTTCGAGATTTTAAGCACCCAAGATGAGGTGGATGACCTTGCCCTCTCTCAATTGGGTCTCCGCCTCACCGAGTCATTGGTCCTGGAAGTGCTTCATCATGGCAATGGCAAGAATGATGTACTCTCTTGCCTTAAGTTCTTCGATTGGGCTGGTCATCAACATGGGTTCTATCACACTCGCGCTACCTTCCACGCCATTTTCAAGATCCTCTCTAAGGCCAAGCTTATGCCTCTCATGCTTGATTTCCTTGATAAGTTTATGACTTCCAGGTTTGTTCATCATAAGTTTGGTTATGGATTTTATGGTACTTTGGTAATTGGGTACTCTGTGGCTGGGAAGCCGCAAGTTGCACTCCAACTGTTCAGTAAAATGCGATTTCAGGGTCTTGACTTGGATGGCTTTGCTTACCATGTCCTTCTCAATTCTTTGGTCGAGGAGAGTTATTTTGATGTCGCTGACTGTATTGCCAGGCAGATTTCTCTGAGGGGGTTCGAGAACCATGTAACGCGTTGTATAGTAGTTAAGAGTTTGTGTAAGCAGAAACTGTTGGATGAGGCCGCGTCATATTTGCGCCGGGTGATCCTACACGGCGATGGTTATCGCCATGGGGATGCGGTGGGGGTTATTATGGATGCGCTTTGTCAAAATGGTCGGTTTGACAAGGCAGGGCAGTTGGTTGAGGAGATTAGGGAGTTGGGGGTGGTGCCCGTGGAGCCCGCATATAGGGTGTGGCTTAGGAATCTAGTTCAAGCTGGTAAGCTTGATACGGCTTTAAAGTTCTTGCAGCAGAAGAAGTCATTAGATTGCTATGTTCCTGGGGTTTGCGAGTATAATGCTTTGCTGTGGAGGGTCTTAAAAAATAACCGTCTTGCAGAAGCGTGTGATTTGCTGATGGAGATGATGGAGAGTGGTATTTCTGCTGATAAGGTCACATTTAATGCTGCATTGTGTTTCTTTTGCAAAGCTGGAATGGTAGATGTTGCACTTGAATTGTTCAATTGCAAATCAGAGTTTGGGCTCTCACCCAGTAGCATGGCTTGTAATTATCTCATAAATTCTCTATGTAGGGAGGGGAACATTGATGAGGCTTACAATGTGTTGACGAATTTTACCGAGCATGATTATTTCCCTGGTAGAAGAACATTTTCTGTACTTGCAGATGCATTGTGTAGAGAAGGGAAGGTTGATATGATGAAAGAGCTTGTTTCTGTTGCTCTAGAGCGAAATTTCATGCCAAGTGATTACCAATTTGATAAGTTTATATCGGCTCTATGCAGGGCTAGGAGGCTAGAAGATGCTTACTTGATGCAAGATGAACTTAATACAATGAATATAGTTGCTAGAAAGACTACTTACTCAAACTTGATTTATGGTTTTAACGAATTAAAAAAGGGAGATATTGCTGCTAGGCTTTTTATTGAAATGCAAACTAAAGGTTATATGGGTACTCGGACTCTGTTCAGAGCTGTAATTGGCAGTTTGTGCGATATGCCAAACCCAGAAACTCAATTCTTCAAATTGTTGGAGGTGCAACTCTCTCTTCGTGAACCTAACTGTCAGATATATAACTTCTTCATTGATGGAGCTGGACATGCAAAGAAACCTCAACTAGCCAGAGAAGTATTTGATATGATGCAGAGAAGTGGGATTGAGCCTAATCTGGGTTCTGATATTCTTATGTTACAAAGTTATATAAAGAGTGAGAAAATATATGATGCTCTAAATTTCTTTGATGCTTTGCGTCACAGAAGAAAGATTGGCAGAAAGCTATACAACACCATGGTTGTTGGTCTTTGTAAAGTCAACAAAGTGGATATTTCATTGTCCTATTTGAGGGAAATGCGGAGTAATGGAGTGGTTCCTAGTGCTGAATGTTATGAGGAGCTTATAAAGCTGCTTTGCTCAAATGAACAATATGAAATGGCAGTAAATCTTATTATTGACTTGGAGATAGCTGGGCGCCATGTTACATCCTTCATAGGTAACGTACTTTTGTTGCATTCATTGGGAAGTGGAAAGCTCTATGATGCTTGGGTTCGAGTAAGGGAGATGCAGGATGTGATTTCTCCCATTCTTTTAGTCCTTGGCCAACTCACTGGGATATTTTCACGTCGTGTTCAACTGATTGAAGAAATTAACAACTTGGAAGAAGTAATTGAGCAATGCTTCCCACTTGACCTTTTCACATACAATATATTGTTGAGGAGGCTAAGCATCAGTAAAATGGATGATGCTCTTGAGTTGTTTGATAGACTTTGCCAGAAAGGTTATGAACCTAATCAATGGACTTATGATATCTTAGTACATGGCCTTTTTAAGCATGGAAGGAAAGATGAGGCTAGGAAATGGGTAGATGAGATGTTTAGGAAAGGGTTTGATCCAACTCATTGTACCTACCAACTCCTGAATGGTAAAGCAAGTTAA
- the LOC110653208 gene encoding vacuolar protein sorting-associated protein 26B-like, with protein MELEIRRQESTGSGPNTYVETETLAKFELMDSAPVRGESIPIRLFLSPYELTPTYHNINNKFSVKCFLNLVLVDEEDRRYFKQEEIRVYRLLENS; from the exons ATGGAGCTTGAGATCAGGCGTCAAGAGTCAACAGGATCAGGGCCTAATACATATGTTGAGACGGAGACCCTTGCAAAATTCGAATTGATGGATAGTGCTCCTGTTAGAG GAGAATCAATTCCAATCAGACTGTTTCTAAGTCCATATGAGttgacacccacataccacaacaTCAACAACAAGTTCAGCGTCAAGTGTTTTTTGAATCTTGTTCTAGTTGATGAAGAGGATAGACGGTATTTTAAGCAGGAAGAAATCAGAGTTTATCGGCTTCTTGAAAATTCCTAA